GTCGTAATAATTTAACGAGGACGCAGCCCGAACgaaaattatttgtattacatatcaCCGCCCGAGTGGAtaaagtgttaaaatacggttttgctataaattattttgattctattatgccattaatctaaaacagtagataaaacatAGTAACGCTCTTTCTTAGTCACAACCAAAAAATTGACGTCGCCACGTATTAACATGACTTCATTgtagcataagagtgttttagTAGAGAAAagcatatataaataaataaaaatacacacATTGAAGGAGTGAAGGGAAAAATTCATAGCTTAAAATCTGCAATAACAGACTTCAGTCTTATTACAAATGAAAGCAATCAAGCACCTTAAAATATTGTCTCTTTTTATGAACAAGTATGGTTTATGTTTTGGAAATCAGATCTAAATAAAGTTATATCTTTACAATCTTGGAAAGCTTTCCAGGAAAAGTCACAAAACATTAGCGAAAACTCTAAAATTGGATACAATTTGCTTAAGGGTGGTTAAGCATTCAATTCACTGTgtgtatttttaaactttaattttccTTGTCACACAAAATAGTGCAATTTTAGcacaagtataaatttaataatttgtattaattattaAGCACTACCGCAATTAAGTTGTCAAAGATTCGCATTCACAAgaacatattttaccaaaattcaacagaaatgcaagtttatgaaatagttattacctccctttgttgagCTTTGGGTGCACAactaagatttaaaaaaaagtacttcTAAAGCTAAAAGTTGTTGCAAAATTGGCCTTGTTTCAGACagttgaaatattccaatttatatcaaatgcaaatgtgaaACTAGAAATTATACAGAATTTATCCACTTTTTTGAACACTTTgatattaaagggagataataacaaatttaaatttcataaacgATTACAAGTCACACATAAACCAGTAGCGATCTAACTCCaagtaatgggtctttttgttccttaacctttagcatgctggcggcaagtgactctgcctttgcgaccagtgcagaccaagatcagcctgcacatttgtgcaggctgatcatggtctgcactgttcactattcagttagtaaattttcatagaaaaccccttcgaatgataaatggtattgcccaaattaaatgataaacCAGTCttttttagaaatgtagcaggctaagggttgaataaatttcacagaaaatataaactgtcagaaaatgttgctctTGACTGGTAGCAGGTTACTTAGAATCAACATTTAAGATGTTACAGATTGAAACAAATGTATCATCTTATAAAAATCTgacctttaaaaattaaaacttcaaatTCATTAAACTTATAAATAATATCAAGACTAGATTTTGGCAACAATCCAATTAGAGTACCTTTTAATAATAAGCAAAAAAGCTTGCCCAAAATTATTTCTTCAAAAGAAGTGTAACACTAATCAATATTCCAAAAATATATGAAGGTCCATTTCATATTAATGTAGTATACAAAAAcgtttcattataattatatgatgGAAATAATGTGAGTTGAGTACAAAGTGTTCAGaagttattgttttattatataagatGGTAAAGTTCAATTCAACAAAAAGGGTAAAAAAACTGATACAAGGTCACAAAAATTTATGTAACAATATACAGTGTATACCAGTTTAGTCTGGACAGAAACTGCAACTTTCTGTAAGTATTCTTAAATAATCAAAACATGTCTCAACAAAGATATCTTAAAGAATGCACTTTTCTGATAAATTTACTTctacaaatatcaaataataattaaataattcaaaactaaaaatcagttaacattttattaatatcattGACCTTATCAAATTTGCAAACAACTCTTAAAATTTGTATATCCCTTGTTTTCCATAAATGGCCTGTTTAAGTATTATTTCTACTCTCATTCTATGCCCTCCTCAAGTCCTTCTTGCTCACAAACCGATATTGTCCATCGTCTAAAAACCTGACTTTATACAAgcctgaaaaagaaaacactatattacacatctttttaaaaatgttttcttcttaacattttacaaaaacatcaaatttaCTGTGTAACAGTATATATACTAATAGTATAGCCTTAAGATTTTTCTGAACGTGATAATTTGTTCGAAGTCCAACCAAAGTAAATTGTTTTATCACCTTAATTACATAAACGACCTCAAATGTCAACTCGCTAATAATTCCTTTTTTAGTCAAAACAACACTAAATGTAGAAAGTCTTTCAGCAATGTAGcatcatttttttccccaaataacCTCCTTTATAAAGTATTTCTTGATTAACATTTATCTGTCAACAAATTACATCCCCAATGCTTACTAAGAAAGTagataggtttttttttcttaccaGAGGATACAACAGCAACAATGCTGGCCTTGTAGAACTTTCTCAACTCTGGGTTTCTATCCTGCCAAAGTGCCTCGACATGGTCTCCTTTGTTGAAAACCTGTTATAAAGAACGaaaaaatttattacaataaattacttttgaaataattaagcGCTGATATAATGCTATTTAGAGACATTTtggattcatttttttttcttaaactcaCTTTTAATAACATGTGTTAACAACTTCCTAGCAAAACTCTTAGTGCCACCTACACTAAAATATTaacccatccgcttagctcaatagggagagtacCGATCTGCGGATCCCAGGTCATGAGTTCTATCCTCGTAGAGACCACATGTTCTCAgagactatttgataaaagacgttttGTTTCATCATTCGtactccacctttgattcatgctGGAAAGTTGGCAATTActcgcggagaacaggtttgtactggtacagaatccaggaactctgatTAGGTTAAATGTTAGCcattacataacttaaatactgttcaaaaacagcgtttaatcctaaagaaacaaaaaactgagaccataaaataaaatgttaacctaaacaaattttcagatataaaaaaaatccacatTGATTTTATCTATTATTTACAGTGAAGAGTTTAATTACAAGTAAAATGTATTTACCTCTGATAACCTCCTGCTAGAGCGAACTGTTGCTGCTGGTGCTGGTGCCGACTGTGTTTCGacctgaaaatttattgaaataagctttgagctaaaaaatgcaaaaacttgACAGACAACATTAATGAACATGTGAATACTGATGAATAAAGGTTAAAAAGATGAGGCATCTGTATGTTTTCGTAAATGTTGACAGTTCAACAAAcaccaaaatataatttatttacatttcttttgtatttcttcCATCATGTAAGTGCTTGAATTATTCTGACAGAATATTACTGATATGAATATCCCTCACTTAAGAGCAGATTAATTGCAAAAGTAAATTTCtgtgtacaaaaataaatacacttaaaaaagtaccttttttttctttaactttccTGTAAGCCCTTCACATTTCTGTAAATGAAAGAATGTATTAAAATTACATAGCTATTTTAAATAATAGGTCCAGGTAATATTACCATAttatatattctaacatgacaagcgaataacctacatacatgtagtgcaaatctatcttgggttattctgcaataaaccactcgcatgCAATcatgtcatccgatccaggtgcgtagcacggttgtagaaagtagttaccactttttctaacactgttgatactagtatgtagtgttagaatcgaaataacaagttccaagGGTGATTTATCGTAGGATAaacctagtttttcgttcttatgcgaaacaatactTTCGTCAATTGCCaacattaaaaagaaactttACTTGTGCCTTTAACTTTTTAAAGACGTTATTGAATATTGAATAGCAATATCTAATTACCTTAATAATGGTTGAAACAATACCACTCGTCTTTGCAGTTGGTGTACCAGGAATGACATTctgtaaaacatatttacaagtAGTCAGTATATctcaatttattattaaaaatgacCCAATCTGAACACCATATTTCCAATGAAAAAAGACCTAAATACCACTATACCAGTATATAATATTCTTTAATGACTTGATTTAACTTCAATGAAGAAATCCATTACGCCACATGTAAGACAGATATTTATATAGATTACACTCAGTTAACAAACTCAACAACTGATCAGGTTTTTGATTAGCAGTTAAAGGACCCTTGCTATAACTTACCAACATTTATAGAAGTACCAAAAGTTAAATTCCAACAGATGATATTAGTCTTTTCAATTAAATATGTGTTATACACAGACGGATGTTTTCATGTCTTTCCACTGAATATATGAATTCAATACTAAATTCTAGTCTAAATCATTGGATTAGTGAAATCAACAGCCAAAGACCCAAAGGTCTATCTTTTCAGCTATTGACTGGTAGTCCATTCAATAAGTTTTTTAGTAAATTACATCatatttactttcagttttattttcacaaattcaATTGCTTTACCTCATTCAAAAAGTCTTTCTCTGTGTCTGACTCTTCTGTATCTCTCAAGGAAATTATGATTTAGTTGGCAATTGATAATGAAAGGTACTTTAAAGTAcagaatagaaaataaaaagagAATGTGTAAATTGTAAATCATCCTTCCTAAAGTGACTTGCAGACTTTAGTCACGTTGTGTACATTTCTGTGACCCTGATCAATGGAGAACATCTGTGTAGCTGTAATGATAGCCTTGATTCCATTTTATATCTGTATAATATATAGATTTTTAACTtgaatatttgtataatatatgtacatgtttaatCATTGATAGTTATTATTTGTTAAAGTGCATTGGTAACTTCCTTTGGGTATGGCAGATGTAAAGATTTTGATTGTTTCAGTGCAAGGTCAAATATTCCACTGAATGAATACAATATTTCAGTGGTTCAGGCATGACTGACCatgtaaattttgatgtttatggGCGAAATACATACTGATCTAACAaaacagattttcttttttttatatttgataacatttttaatattttaaacatagtaTATCAAGTTTACCTGCCCAACGTCTGTTACATTGTTTCCTGATGTCACAATTGGTAGATTTTGATAGGGGGAAAatcaactttcataacattttcacaaatagAAATTCTTCAATGTAGATTTTGCTGAAACTTCTCACaactgtaaataaagacatgacctataatttgatgaaataaaatgtataggtcattGTGCTTattgttttagatatttgaccttgattaaaGTAAAcaggacatttcacgctaattttatttttaaaattttttttttgttggatttagcatctcaccgacacatgatagatcatatggcgactttccagatgtTTTCCAGAAAAAATGATGTTATGCCATCACTTCTGGGttattaaacgtgcagaactatcttaataCAATGTTACTGTGTGATGCGTGCTTTATTACTGCCATATTTTTTAATATGTAATTGCAATTTAATTACAATTTGTCAAATTGACACTATttaattgaatataattatactaTGAATTTGTAACTGCTACATTCTAAGGAATTTCAACCAGTGCAGTGATTGAATAAATACTTTGTttcatgaatacatgtataactttaTTCTTAtaatttattagctcacctgagctaaaggctcatggtgagcttttgtgaccggtcaatgtccgtcgtcagtcgtgtgtTATCCGTcctgtgtccgtcaacattttctaaaaaaaatcttcttgaaaacctaTGGGCAGAACTACACCAAACTTGACAGGAATGATATTTGGGTGGCCcccatttaaatttgttcaaagaattgaattccatgaagaactccatggcaaccaaaaatgaaaaactttaaaaatccacagggcctagggctttgatattatgTGTGTAGCCtgatctagttgtcctctacaaagattgttcaaattatccccctagggtgaaatatggccccaccctgagGGTCAcagtttataaagacttatatagggaaaactttgaaaatcttcttatacaaaaccacacggcctagggctttgatatttggtatgtagcatcacctagtggtcctctaccaagattgttcaaattgtccccctagggtcaaatatggcccgtcCAGGGGattcaaagttttacatagacttgtatagggaaaaatgttctaaaatcttcttgtctgaaaccacaaaacttaggcctttgatattttatttgtagcaTTGTCCTTTGGTcatcaaccaaaattgttcaaattgtacccctggggtgaaaagaggccttgccttGGGGGccccatgttttatatagacttatataggaaaaaactttaaaaatcttcttgtctgaaatcacacaACCTAGGCTTTTCGTATTTAGTTTGATGCATttcctagtagacctctaccaaaattgttcaaattatgcccctggggttaaaagaggtcccgccccggggtcacttaattattatacgagttatataggataaaatacttaaaaaattatctgatcctatttccaagactgtttaataataattacctgatgaccctaagaaatatgatgtcacttgactgtgaccttgaccttcttaccgactttcttgttttttaaaatacagtcttgatatttggatgacatgtagagttttgcacatcgatggtaaaactaaatttcattgaccatgtgtgacctactgactttcttaatacttgagcatcagtttgacatttgaaacattagcccatattactcaggtgagtgatccagggtcatcatgaccctcttgttttaaatttcctgccacgagtggtgggggttacaGGATTGGTCTTTCTTCGGCCTTTTGTCTATCCACTCCATATAACTTAatccccttgaaagattttcatgaaactggacaaatgatcacctcatcaagacaaagtGCAgtactcatgagtcagccatgtcgtctGAATGTCTAATGTTTGAGTCTTTTATTACATGTCTGCTCTGAATCtcctcaaccccttgaaggattttcagggaactttggtcaaatgatcaccacagcAAGACTATGTGCAGAAATTTTGAGTCATCCTTactgactcaaggtcaaggtcacaactctagatCAGAGATTGGAGCCTTCCATTTTGGGTtcactttgtatctcctaaaccccttgaagaattttcatgaaacttttgtcaaatgatcacctcataaagattatttgcaaaactcatgagtcagccaagtctcctaaaccccttgaaggattttaatatgaattgtttgtaatattacttttatgaacacgatgtgcagaacttgaaATTCACCCGTTCCAACTAAAAGTCAAGGCCAAAAcacaaatgtttgagcctttaatttccttttgattttttttgtgttaaacatTTAGAGCACTATTGCGCTATAAGTATTTGTGCTTCCAACCAATACAGTCGACCCATTCACCATCCATAACAGGGGCGGAtaatagctgtctttcagactgcctttttCTTACTTGAATAGAGGTGTGTAATATTTAGAACATGTTGATTCAATTCATGTATGTATAAATGTACTGATGAAATTCAAGTaactcattaaatatttttatgtgcatattttgtttttattattactattattgtaTGTTTCCCCCCactaggggagacatattgtttgaGGGAGAGGTACTGTTTTTGtatgagtttttatcatgatattaacttgtgcacctatttttcatctgggtcagccccctatatccagagttatggcccctgaaatagtaaaagcACATTTTAACCTTGTAacacgcctaactcaaaaagtatttattaatataaattgattaaaccttgcacaagtctttatcttaatatgaaattgcgcacctcctacttttcgtatggctccgccccctattttcagagttatgacccctgaaatagtaaaaaatgcacattttcaccttgtgatgcacccagctcaaaaagtatatgatataaagggatgaaaacttgcacgagtctttatcgtgatataaacttgtacatttctcatttttagctccacttttcgaagaaaatgttgagctattgcactcgccccggcgtcgccgttggttaaagtttttgataaagtcaaatatctctgttactatcaaagctattgacttgaaacttaaaatagatatttactatcaaagtctacaccaggagaaacaatccccataactctgatttgaattttgacagaattatgcccctttttaacttagattttttgttaaaatttttgataaagtcaaatatctctgttactatcaaagcttttgacttgaaacttaaaatacttatttaccatcaaagtctacaccaggagaaacaatctccataactctgatttgagttttgacagaattatgcccctttctaacttagaattttttgttaaaatttttgataaagtcaaatatctctgttactattaaagcttttgacttgaaactcaaaatagttattttctatcaaagtctacaccatgagacacagttcccataactctggtttgaattttgacagaattatgtcccttttttacttggaattttttactggcaaagctctaattcagagtcaagcactgagaaaagtcaagcgcgctgtcttacggacagctcttgtttggctGGCTCCTTTCcctattttaaagttatggcccctgaaatagtaaaaaaaaatgcatattttcacctgaTCTTGTGCccagctgaaaaagtatttgatgtaaattcatgaaacctttgCGAGAGTATCATAATATTACCTtacacacttggcattcttcttgagaatttctGTGCTTATtaaagagttatgacccttgaaatagccaaaatagtggattttttatttgtgatgctcataaatcaaaaaatatatagcctagaataatgaatccttttcataaattgTTTGTTTAGGCTTTACcctattaagactgcaaacatttgaattatttccccttgtttgtgacaaatataccagtgtggggcacaccctgtgtcctacagacacattctagtttacgTCTcggtcacacttcatttccgatcaataactggagaaccatcaGACCTGGAGACTTCAGACTTAATttggtggcagggcttatggagtagacgacccctatcgttttgggggtcattccatcaaaggtcacaggtcaacttggaaaaccatttcccatcaataacttgagaaccactttacccagaatgttgaaactttaaacataGGGTGATTGATCATGCAGGTAGataactcctattgattttgggtcactcttattaaggtcaaggtcacaggagcttgaacactgaaaactgttttcgatcaataacgctagaaccactttacccagaatattgaaattt
The genomic region above belongs to Mercenaria mercenaria strain notata chromosome 12, MADL_Memer_1, whole genome shotgun sequence and contains:
- the LOC123558043 gene encoding uncharacterized protein LOC123558043; the protein is MGPPRDTEESDTEKDFLNENVIPGTPTAKTSGIVSTIIKKCEGLTGKLKKKKVETQSAPAPAATVRSSRRLSEVFNKGDHVEALWQDRNPELRKFYKASIVAVVSSGLYKVRFLDDGQYRFVSKKDLRRA